The region GTCAATTTGAAGGATGTTGTAATTGTTTTAAATGTGAATATATTGTACTAattataaatgaatatatacaaaaagaGTGTATATTGGACAATTATGTTGAAGGTTATAAacatttatatgaaaatattgacaaatttgaaaataaaatatcaaataaGTTTGATATTGATGATATTGTTTGGAATCAGATTTTGAAAATGACCATAAATACCAAAGAAGATAGCAAACGAAACTGTAATTatgtacataaaaataCTCAAAATagtgaaattaaaaactaTAATGATCAAAATagaaacaataataatagaaatgTTAGAAATACAAATCACACAATCGAaagcaaatatatatttaatataaattttaaggATAAAGATGAAAACAATAAAGAAACTGATTCTATTGAAATGGAAGTATATACTATATCTGTTATATTAAAGATTAAAAGCAAACTTTTAAAATCATCACcaacattaaaaaatattataaatgcATTATCTTATTATGatgataattattattatataaataacagAATAGGAATTatcgaaaaaattaaaaaaaaaatttatgacTATTGTTTCAAAAACAcgaaaaataaacaaaatgaaataaaatatatgaatactGAGGATCATGtcttaaataataaaattggaTTAAATGCATTTgcaaaaaatgatgattcatatttatacgATAATgttaattatgaaaatggTTTTCATGATTTTACAAATTTCAATAtccaaaataataatgacaAATCTGTTCACCCAGATCATAATAGGAATGAAGAAGATTTATTTAATGCTAAATATTATAGTAATACAATTAATAATtgggaaaataataaatattataataaaaataatattaacagttcagataaaaatataatggataatataaataattcagATTTgtcttttaataaaaaagaggAATATAAtcatgatatattttttgacaATGATGTGGagcaaaaatataacagaGTAgttaagaaaaaagaaaggggattcaaaatttatgaaataaatataagatCCGATAAAAACTTAACAAGTTTAAAAAGCATTATTACATTAATTGAAATGATTAATGTtgcttatttatattttataaaatgtgttaaggatatgaaaaaaaaagaaaaaagtaaaaattttgaaaatgatcaaaatgatgataataattttttttgtgatgaaaaatattatgaatttttttataatatgatTTCTGGTTATTTgagtaataatatagaaaaaaaaaataatagtttaaagaaaataaggAAAAAGAAAGCTCAATCGGCATCTTCTTGTTATTCTGATAATCAAAAGGAGGAACATTCCTTATTTTCTGACAAGGATAgcaataaaatttatgatAAAGGTTGTGAAAGTGAATCTATTAAAGATATAGATTCTGTTTTTGATGCAGATATATCTATATctgaagaaataaaatacgcatctgatgaagaaaatagCAATGCTTCcgttataaaattaaatgatgataataaaataagagATGGTAGTTGTTCGATAAATCAAGAAGAACATTTAATTATACATAATGGATGTGAAATATCAAAcattttaaatgataaagaaatatataatgttatagaatatataaaacatattattatgtctATTATAAAAGAATGTGATGGCTATTTTAATATCgagtatttatatactcTACACATATTTGagttaaaattattttttaatattttaaaaaaaaaaattttaagaaGAAGCATACAAGATGATTTTCTAATTATGTTAACATATTGTGGATTTAAACTtcaaaatgatgaaataataaacttTTGTTTTTGGAGAATTATAAGCATATTCGATGATGGCAATGTGCCTAACTGTTGggaaataatgaaaaatgtgAACAAATGTAGTAGTGAATATACTGAAGTGGCTGGTAATATATTGagaaaaaagtatattgaatttaaaaataatgttaaagaaataacaaaaaaaaatgaaaaaaaaaatgtaatagaATCATGTAATACAATCTTTTACGAAGCATTAAACTTAATACCAAAagtagaaaataataaaaaatatttgagtGAAATTGACATAAACAATGGaagtttttatttcaaaaaaaatttaattgataaaaatgtttttttgaaccttataaaaaatgctaAACACGAATTTAActgttataataatatagaaaaaggATATGTTATAAATGTAATAGAAAGGATAAGAAATTTTAATGATTATTATTCTTgttgttatattttaaaaaataataaaaaaaaaacattaatgGGATTTAAAAAGAGAGGAGAAaataaagtatatatatataaatatgataaaaaaataaaaaatatatataaacatgtagaaaaaaatactgTTATATCAGGATTTTTAGGAGTGTTAATATGTAATTTTATTGGAATGAAAATTAGCATATATGATAATGGGATagacaaaaaatattcaaatttttttccaaattttgaaagaaaaaatgttataacAATCAAATTTGAATCCAATATAATAAGTGAATTACCCCgtcattttatttgtaatatatataaagaagataaaagtgtaaaatttatatatgaaaataagtGTCCAACATGgaatgaagaaaaagaaatttatGAATTGCCTTTTTATGGCCGAGTTAGATTGGCAAGTGCTAAAAATCTACagttaattttaaaaaaatgtttaattAGTAACTCAAAAAAAGCATTATTTTCGAATACAACTATTAACGATTTAATAGATTATATGAGTACAGAAAGAAATAATCAAATTCTGGAATATAGTGAAAC is a window of Plasmodium berghei ANKA genome assembly, chromosome: 10 DNA encoding:
- a CDS encoding tubby domain-containing protein, putative; this translates as MEYKENDYDERQKRLEKIIRKEFYANEDVVEYCEDIIKGGVISKNYCQFEGCCNCFKCEYIVLIINEYIQKECILDNYVEGYKHLYENIDKFENKISNKFDIDDIVWNQILKMTINTKEDSKRNCNYVHKNTQNSEIKNYNDQNRNNNNRNVRNTNHTIESKYIFNINFKDKDENNKETDSIEMEVYTISVILKIKSKLLKSSPTLKNIINALSYYDDNYYYINNRIGIIEKIKKKIYDYCFKNTKNKQNEIKYMNTEDHVLNNKIGLNAFAKNDDSYLYDNVNYENGFHDFTNFNIQNNNDKSVHPDHNRNEEDLFNAKYYSNTINNWENNKYYNKNNINSSDKNIMDNINNSDLSFNKKEEYNHDIFFDNDVEQKYNRVVKKKERGFKIYEINIRSDKNLTSLKSIITLIEMINVAYLYFIKCVKDMKKKEKSKNFENDQNDDNNFFCDEKYYEFFYNMISGYLSNNIEKKNNSLKKIRKKKAQSASSCYSDNQKEEHSLFSDKDSNKIYDKGCESESIKDIDSVFDADISISEEIKYASDEENSNASVIKLNDDNKIRDGSCSINQEEHLIIHNGCEISNILNDKEIYNVIEYIKHIIMSIIKECDGYFNIEYLYTLHIFELKLFFNILKKKILRRSIQDDFLIMLTYCGFKLQNDEIINFCFWRIISIFDDGNVPNCWEIMKNVNKCSSEYTEVAGNILRKKYIEFKNNVKEITKKNEKKNVIESCNTIFYEALNLIPKVENNKKYLSEIDINNGSFYFKKNLIDKNVFLNLIKNAKHEFNCYNNIEKGYVINVIERIRNFNDYYSCCYILKNNKKKTLMGFKKRGENKVYIYKYDKKIKNIYKHVEKNTVISGFLGVLICNFIGMKISIYDNGIDKKYSNFFPNFERKNVITIKFESNIISELPRHFICNIYKEDKSVKFIYENKCPTWNEEKEIYELPFYGRVRLASAKNLQLILKKCLISNSKKALFSNTTINDLIDYMSTERNNQILEYSETPNDKESNVNIAFSKISDEYDWSAGIAFKAKKNGNNNNNNNNNRENNGNNDGIQNEEGEKSIIKKFPFDVIKNNFKIKKYEKFEIINNDQDEIFLIFGKNSKDYFTLDYRHPLSSFEAFSIAISSLLKKKAVS